The following are encoded together in the bacterium genome:
- a CDS encoding Gfo/Idh/MocA family oxidoreductase, translating to MAEEMKKRGRRSFLGTIGAAALTTASIPLMKPGDAQAQSAGKKLKVALVGTGSRGSTMWGKMVKDSFSDVVEFVGLCDINSKRLAFSKQYIGVNCPTFTDFDEMVKTTKPDSVIVTTVDCFHAKYACRAMELGCNVICEKPMATDEKLCQEMLDCEKRTGKKITVTFNARYGAPPERIKEVLMSGEIGQITSVDFHWYLDTDHGASYFRRWHAFKQFSGSLFVHKATHHFDLMNWWLEAEPVEVVSYGKLNKYGFNSPFRGERCMTCPHKGTCEFYWDITKDEFMMDLYVKAESEDGYLRDACLFRPKINIWDTMAVQVRYHNDVMMSYSLNAFMPYEGYSVSFNGTKGRFDARIYTTQPWKVDRIADFRITSLFGRSRTFSIESEESGGHGGADPKLQERIFRGPLPDPLKQAAGSRDGALSIMIGISARRSIEQQRPIKIEELVKI from the coding sequence ATGGCTGAGGAGATGAAAAAAAGAGGGAGACGATCCTTTCTCGGAACCATCGGCGCCGCTGCACTTACGACGGCTTCGATACCATTGATGAAACCGGGTGACGCACAGGCTCAGTCTGCCGGAAAAAAGCTGAAAGTCGCGCTCGTAGGAACAGGAAGCCGTGGAAGTACCATGTGGGGCAAAATGGTCAAGGATAGTTTCAGCGATGTGGTGGAATTTGTCGGGCTGTGCGACATCAACTCAAAACGCCTGGCATTTTCCAAACAGTATATCGGGGTGAATTGCCCGACTTTCACCGATTTTGACGAGATGGTGAAAACGACGAAGCCTGATTCAGTTATTGTCACCACCGTAGACTGCTTCCATGCCAAGTACGCCTGCCGTGCCATGGAGCTCGGATGCAACGTAATATGCGAAAAGCCGATGGCGACAGATGAAAAGCTGTGCCAGGAAATGCTCGATTGCGAAAAACGCACCGGCAAAAAAATAACCGTAACATTCAACGCCCGGTATGGTGCGCCTCCCGAGCGTATCAAGGAAGTGCTCATGTCCGGGGAAATCGGACAGATCACCTCGGTCGACTTTCACTGGTACCTCGATACCGATCACGGCGCCTCGTATTTCAGAAGATGGCACGCGTTCAAACAGTTCAGCGGCTCCCTGTTCGTTCACAAGGCGACGCATCATTTCGACCTCATGAACTGGTGGCTCGAAGCCGAACCCGTGGAAGTCGTCTCGTACGGCAAACTCAATAAATACGGTTTCAACAGCCCGTTCCGGGGCGAACGGTGCATGACCTGCCCCCACAAGGGCACCTGTGAATTCTACTGGGATATAACAAAAGACGAATTCATGATGGACCTCTATGTCAAGGCTGAGTCAGAGGACGGTTATCTCCGTGACGCCTGTCTGTTTCGCCCGAAAATCAATATCTGGGACACTATGGCTGTTCAGGTCCGGTACCATAACGATGTTATGATGAGCTATTCGCTCAACGCCTTCATGCCGTACGAGGGATACAGCGTCTCGTTCAACGGCACAAAGGGAAGGTTCGATGCCCGCATCTACACCACGCAGCCGTGGAAAGTCGACAGGATCGCCGATTTCCGTATCACATCCCTGTTCGGGAGGTCGCGGACGTTTTCGATCGAGAGTGAAGAATCCGGAGGTCACGGCGGCGCCGATCCCAAACTGCAGGAGAGGATTTTCAGAGGCCCGCTTCCCGATCCGCTCAAACAGGCTGCGGGAAGCAGGGACGGCGCTTTGTCGATAATGATCGGCATCTCCGCCCGCCGAAGTATCGAACAGCAGCGTCCGATAAAAATCGAGGAATTGGTAAAGATATAG
- a CDS encoding alpha-ketoacid dehydrogenase subunit beta: MTDTVSQNNTMLSRTITYRDAINEALKEEMRRDPSVFLLGEDIGERGGSYKVTAGLLQEFGPKRVIDTPIAEASFTGIGMGAAISGMRPVVEVPFVDFTMLVMDQLVNQVAKYHFITGGTRKVPLVLRTQGGVGSGLACQHSQSLEAFFYHIPGLKIAVPSTPYDAKGLLKTAIRCDDPVIFLEHKLLYTAEGAVPEQEYLIGFGKGGIKRPGKDVTVIAWLNMIPRVLSAAEKCAREGIDIEVIDPRTLVPLDKALILDSVRKTRHVIIVQEAIRRGGVASDIASIIQEEAFDCLDAPVRIVAAANSPIPFNEALEHTIIPQEDDITEAVYQIIHKS; encoded by the coding sequence ATGACCGACACGGTTTCACAAAATAATACGATGCTTTCGCGAACAATCACATACCGTGATGCCATAAACGAAGCGCTCAAAGAAGAAATGCGCCGCGATCCTTCGGTTTTTCTACTGGGAGAGGATATCGGCGAACGGGGCGGATCATATAAAGTAACGGCCGGGCTGCTCCAGGAATTCGGGCCGAAACGAGTCATCGATACACCGATAGCGGAAGCGAGTTTCACCGGCATAGGAATGGGCGCTGCCATCAGCGGAATGAGACCGGTTGTCGAGGTGCCGTTCGTGGATTTTACCATGCTCGTGATGGACCAGCTTGTCAACCAGGTTGCAAAGTACCATTTCATTACCGGCGGAACACGGAAAGTACCGCTCGTGCTGAGAACGCAGGGAGGAGTCGGCAGCGGTCTCGCCTGCCAGCATTCTCAGAGCCTCGAAGCGTTCTTTTATCACATCCCCGGCCTGAAAATCGCGGTTCCCTCGACCCCGTACGATGCCAAAGGGCTGCTGAAAACCGCCATCAGGTGTGACGATCCGGTGATATTCCTCGAACACAAGCTCCTCTATACAGCCGAGGGGGCCGTTCCCGAACAGGAATATCTCATCGGCTTCGGAAAAGGCGGGATAAAGCGGCCCGGCAAAGATGTCACCGTCATTGCATGGCTCAACATGATACCCCGTGTTCTCTCCGCGGCTGAAAAATGCGCCCGTGAAGGCATCGACATCGAGGTAATCGACCCCCGCACCCTCGTACCCCTCGACAAGGCTCTCATCCTCGATTCCGTCCGGAAAACACGGCATGTCATCATTGTCCAGGAGGCAATACGCCGCGGCGGTGTCGCATCCGATATCGCATCGATCATACAGGAAGAGGCATTCGACTGTCTCGATGCACCTGTCAGGATCGTTGCAGCCGCAAATTCACCCATTCCGTTCAACGAGGCGCTCGAACACACCATTATTCCTCAGGAAGATGATATTACGGAAGCGGTATATCAGATCATACATAAATCATAA
- a CDS encoding thiamine pyrophosphate-dependent dehydrogenase E1 component subunit alpha, translating into MYSKEFLTHIYTQLYTIRTFEMQCIHLYRQGMIRGYFHPYTGEEAIAVGVCAGLGDNDYITSTHRGHGHCIARGADLNRMTAELLGKKTGYCKGLGGSMHIADFSSGNLGANGIVGGGIPIGIGAALGISLRGEQGVAVVFTSDGATNNGIFGESLNLAAIWNLPVLIVVENNHYAVSTPIEQSTRVPDIYKRGPAYGIDSFSVDGNDVLKVYEHAQDAIARCRSGRGPVLMEAKTFRFGGHHVNDPGHYMPKDRMAYYKSKDPVLVGRRYLMEKGGATEDEIQLLETSITRKMDDAILFAEESPELTHEELMNIVERY; encoded by the coding sequence ATGTATTCAAAAGAGTTTCTTACCCATATTTATACACAACTTTATACGATCCGCACGTTCGAGATGCAGTGTATACATCTGTACCGTCAGGGCATGATACGAGGCTATTTTCATCCGTATACAGGAGAAGAAGCCATTGCGGTCGGAGTCTGCGCGGGTCTCGGGGACAACGATTATATCACGAGCACTCACCGCGGTCATGGTCATTGTATCGCCCGGGGAGCCGATCTTAATAGAATGACAGCGGAACTGCTCGGTAAAAAGACGGGCTACTGTAAAGGTCTCGGCGGGTCGATGCATATCGCTGACTTTTCTTCGGGTAATCTCGGCGCAAACGGCATTGTCGGCGGAGGCATCCCGATAGGAATCGGAGCCGCGCTCGGAATCTCGTTACGGGGAGAACAGGGTGTGGCCGTTGTATTCACCTCGGATGGCGCGACGAATAACGGTATTTTCGGTGAATCGCTCAATCTTGCGGCAATCTGGAATCTGCCGGTGCTCATCGTTGTGGAAAACAACCACTACGCAGTATCCACACCCATCGAGCAATCCACACGCGTACCGGATATTTACAAACGCGGCCCGGCATATGGTATAGACAGTTTTTCCGTGGACGGCAACGATGTTCTGAAAGTATACGAACACGCACAGGACGCCATTGCCCGGTGCCGCTCCGGCCGGGGACCGGTTCTCATGGAAGCGAAGACATTCCGTTTCGGCGGGCATCATGTCAACGATCCGGGCCACTATATGCCAAAAGACCGTATGGCATACTATAAATCGAAAGACCCCGTCCTTGTGGGAAGACGGTATCTCATGGAAAAGGGAGGCGCGACGGAAGACGAGATACAACTTCTGGAAACGTCGATAACCCGGAAAATGGATGACGCCATTCTCTTTGCTGAAGAAAGCCCCGAATTGACACATGAAGAACTGATGAACATAGTGGAGAGATATTGA
- the lipA gene encoding lipoyl synthase: MVKKPPWLKKKVMFGASFRNVRDVLKTCRLNTVCEEALCPNRGECYSMGTATFLILGDRCTRSCRFCAVDHGVPLPPDSSEPAHVAEAVVSLGLRYVVITSVTRDDLPDGGSCHFSATIKAIRQRSPQTRIEVLIPDFGGLDESLAAVMEACPDVLGHNIETVPGIYPIVRPGADYGRSLALMKRAHEYNGGIVIKSGLMLGLGETALEVRRVLADLVRADCSLLTLGQYLQPDEKLLPVQRFIPPREFDRWRNIALRMGFREAVCGPFVRSSYHAEEQFESVYRDS, from the coding sequence ATGGTAAAAAAACCGCCGTGGCTGAAAAAAAAGGTCATGTTCGGGGCTTCATTCCGGAATGTCCGGGATGTCCTGAAAACATGCCGGCTCAATACCGTATGCGAAGAGGCGCTCTGTCCCAACAGAGGGGAATGTTATTCGATGGGTACGGCCACATTTCTCATCCTCGGGGACCGATGCACCCGTTCCTGCCGTTTCTGTGCGGTCGATCATGGTGTTCCGCTGCCTCCGGATTCCTCCGAACCGGCACATGTTGCAGAAGCTGTCGTATCTCTCGGCTTACGGTATGTTGTTATTACATCGGTGACGCGTGACGATCTGCCGGATGGGGGATCGTGCCATTTTTCCGCAACAATCAAGGCAATCAGGCAACGTTCTCCTCAAACCCGCATCGAGGTGCTGATTCCCGACTTCGGGGGCTTGGATGAATCGCTTGCCGCGGTTATGGAAGCCTGTCCCGATGTGCTCGGCCATAATATTGAAACCGTACCGGGTATCTATCCTATCGTTCGGCCGGGCGCCGATTACGGACGTTCTCTTGCGCTGATGAAACGTGCTCATGAATATAACGGGGGAATTGTGATCAAGTCCGGTCTCATGCTGGGGCTCGGTGAAACCGCCCTGGAGGTTCGCCGTGTTCTGGCGGACCTTGTGCGGGCGGACTGCTCGCTTCTGACACTCGGGCAGTATCTTCAGCCGGACGAAAAACTGCTGCCGGTACAGCGGTTCATACCTCCCCGTGAGTTCGACCGGTGGAGGAATATTGCACTGAGAATGGGATTCCGTGAAGCGGTGTGCGGCCCCTTTGTGCGAAGTTCGTATCATGCGGAAGA